The Cucumis melo cultivar AY chromosome 6, USDA_Cmelo_AY_1.0, whole genome shotgun sequence genome includes a region encoding these proteins:
- the LOC127149744 gene encoding uncharacterized protein LOC127149744, translating to MVQFVLFFLEDRGIAWWETAERMLSRDVSKITWEQFKERFYAKFFSANVRYAKQQKFLNLEQGDMTIEKYDAEFDMLSRFAPEVVKDEATKTEKFVRGLRLDFQGGHFQRHHQELAATGKTVKELPACRSCERYHGGRCLAGIGVCFRCKQPGHTVDFCPQKLLETTSNQTPTPQLGRVFATIRQEAEQVGTVVTEVEPLSSMLSISTSSGEVMLSKDKIKACQVGIANHVLDVTLLVLDMWDFKVILGMDWLSANHASIECSCKEVVFNPPSATSFKFKRGGTVVLPKVISVMKASKLLNQGTWSILANIVDTREPEVSMSSESVVREEIDFVIELVPDTAPISRAPYRIAPDELKELKVQLQELLDKGFIRPGVSP from the exons ATGGTGCAATTCGTACttttcttcttggaggatagAGGTatcgcctggtgggagactgctgagaggatgctaAGTAGAGACGTTAGCaagataacctgggagcagttcaaaGAGAggttctatgctaagttcttctctgccaatgtgaGGTACGCTAAGCAGCAaaagttcctaaacttggagcaaggcgacatgaccaTTGAGAAATATGATGCAGAGTTTGATATGCtatcccgctttgctcccgaggTAGTAAAGGATGAGGCCACCAAGACCGAAAAGttcgttagaggtctcagactagacTTCCAAG GAGGTCATTTCCAGCGGCATCACCAAGAGCTTGCTGCTACAGGAAAGACTGTGAAAGAACTACCTGCGTGTCGGAGCTGTGAGAGATatcatggaggtcgttgcttagcAGGAATTGGAGTTTGTTTCAGGTGCAAGCAACCAGGGCATACAGTTGACTTTTGTCCTCAGAAACTGCTTGAGACTACATCGAACCAGACTCCCACTCCTCAACtgggaagagtttttgccactattCGTCAGGAGGCCGAGCAAGTTGGTAccgtagtgacag AGGTAGAACCGTTGAGTAGTATGCTATCTATTTCTACTTCATCGGGAGAAGTCATGTTGTCTAAAGATAAGATAAAGGCATGTCAAGTAGGGATAGCAAACCATGTATTAGATGTAACCTTGTTAGTTTTAGACATGTGGGATTTTAAAGTAATTCTaggtatggattggttgtctGCTAACCATGCAAGCATAGAATGTTCATGCAAGGAGGTAGTTTTTAACCCTCCTTCAGCGACTAGCTTCAAGTTCAAGAGAGGAGGAACTGTGGTCCTACCTAAGGTCATCTCAGTTATGAAAGCAAGTAAGCTACTCAaccagggtacttggagtatcttggccAACATAGTAGACactagagagccagaagtttctaTGTCATCTGAGTCGGTGGTGAGAGA GGAGATTGACTTTGTTATTGAGCTGGTGCCAGACACTGCTCCTATATCTAGAGCTCCTTATAGAATAGCCCCAGATGAGCTGAAAGAGCTAAAGGTCCAGTTGCAGGAGTTACTTGATAAGGGTTTCATACGACCTGGTGTGTCACCTTAA
- the LOC127149967 gene encoding shaggy-related protein kinase alpha-like, translating to MKIRDDKEIEATVVDGNGTETGHIIVTTIGGKNGQPKQTISYMAERAVGHGSFGVVFQAKCLETGETVAIKKVLQDKRYKNLNFLLFYVPFCSNILGISYSLLFLHFSPVFIFYPFNHLHCSYYRDLVL from the exons ATGAAAATTAGGGATGATAAG GAAATTGAGGCCACCGTTGTTGATGGAAACGGTACTGAAACAGGCCATATAATTGTAACAACCATTGGTGGAAAGAATGGCCAACCAAAGCAG ACTATCAGTTACATGGCCGAGCGAGCTGTAGGACACGGTTCTTTTGGAGTTGTATTTCAG GCAAAATGCTTGGAAACTGGTGAAACAGTTGCAATTAAAAAGGTTCTTCAGGACAAGAGGTACAAGAATTTGAACTTCCTCCTTTTCTATGTACCCTTTTGCTCAAATATTCTGGGAATCTCTTATTCTTTACTTTTTCTTCACTTTTCCCCAGTGTTCATATTCTATCCTTTTAACCACCTGCATTGTTCTTACTATAGAGACTTAGTTTTATAA
- the LOC127149968 gene encoding uncharacterized protein LOC127149968, with product MALSLTLTAMGHIPKQCVESGQSVPFAAGAGDTNICGGIVQLYWERILGRSLDLNGQVRQIALKAIVSLWVGAVISSWCNFITVLYVGHFLLEEDDKFLDKV from the exons ATGGCTCTATCTCTAACACTGACTGCAATGGGGCATATACCAAAGCAATGCGTGGAGAGTGGCCAAAGTGTACCTTTTGCTGCTGGTGCCGGAGATACCAACATTTGTGGTGGTATTGTTCAGTTGTATTGGGAAAGGATTCTGGGACGAAGCTTAGATTTAAATGGCCAAGTTCGTCAAATTGCCCTCAAG GCCATAGTAAGCTTGTGGGTTGGTGCTGTGATTAGTAGCTGGTGCAATTTCATAACTGTCTTGTATGTTG GTCATTTTCTACTAGAGGAGGATGATAAGTTTCTAGATAAGGTTTGA